The genomic window CCGTCGGTCAACTGCCAGGAGCGTCGCACGGCCGCCCGGATCCCGAGCCGCTCGAGCACGATGACGCTCGGCACGAGCGCGAGCTTCGTGCCGAGCCACGCCCAGAGCACGGCGACGCCGAGCGCGACCACCAGGAGGATCGCGACGGCGCTCACCGCGCCGACCGGCCCGCCCAGGGCGGCGGCGGCGATCACGATCGCTGCAGCGGCGGCGAACAGCACGACGTATGCGCCCGTGAGCAGCGCCGTCCAGCCCGCCAGGGGGCCGAACCGCTTCGCAGCACGGCGCCAGAGCTCGCCGAACCGCAGCTTCTCGCCCAGCGTGCCGGTCGCCACCTCGATCACCATCACGCCCTGCAGGAACGCGCCCAGCACCACCGAGACGGCGACGGGGACGAGCATCGCGAGCAGCATGCCCGCGATCGAGCCCGCGAGGATCGCGTCCTGGTCCTCGATCGACGCCTGCGTCGTCCGGCTGGACGCGAACAGCACGAACGGGACGACGACCGCGGCGGTGAGCACGAGCACGACGAGCTGGACGATCAGCCCGCTGCCGAACGTCGGTGCCGGGTTGCGCCGCAGCGTGCGGAACGGCGCCCAGAGCAGCGTGCCGAAGGAGAGCGGCCGGAGCGGGATCAGCCCGGGCTTGGGCGGCGGCGTCCAGCCGTGGTGCGGCACGGGCGGCCTCGGGGCGGCTGGCGGGTGGGCGACCGGTGCCGGGAACACCGCGGTCGGGGCCGGCTGGGGCTGAACCTGCCAGGGCGGGGCCGCCTGCGGCGGAACGCGCTGCGGCGGGGCGGGCTCCGGGGGACCGGCGGCAGTGCGGCGCCGCCGTCGGGTGCCTGCCACGTTCGATCGGACACGTGCCGTCCATTCTCCTCGTCGACGTTCCCGTCCATGCTTCCACATCGTCCGCCGGGTGCACCTTCCGCGAGGCTCCGTGGGCCCGTCGGTCGTGTTCGGAGCACGACCGACTACGCTGGACCCGATCAGCTCTCGCCGCGCTCGCCGCGGCCACGACCGGGAACGACACCGATGACCGCACGCGTACTCGTCGTCGACGACGACACGGCACTCGCCGAGATGATCGGCATCGTCCTGCGCACCGAGGGCTACGACCCGGTCTTCTGCGCCGACGGGGCATCCGCCGTCCAGGCGTTCCGCGACGCGAAGCCCGACCTGGTGCTCCTCGACCTCATGCTCCCCGGCGTGGACGGCATCGAGGTCTGCGGGCGGATCCGCGCCGAATCCGGCACGCCGATCATCATGCTCACGGCGAAGTCCGACACGGCCGACGTCGTCCGCGGGCTCGAATCCGGCGCCGACGACTACATGGTCAAGCCCTTCAACCCGAAGGAGCTCGTCGCCCGGATCCGCACGAGATTGCGGCCCGCGCCCGAGTCGGCCGTCGAGACGATCCCCGTCGGCGATCTCACGATCGACGCGGCCGGGCACGAGGTGCGCCGGGGCGACGAGCGCATCAACCTGACCCCGCTCGAGTTCGACCTGCTGCTGGCGCTCGCGTCGAAGCCGCAGCAGGTGTTCACCCGCGAGATGCTCCTCGAGCAGGTGTGGGGGTACCACTACAAGGCGGACACGCGCCTCGTGAACGTCCACGTGCAGCGCCTGCGCGCCAAGGTCGAGCACGACCCCGACAACCCGCGCATCGTGCAGACGGTCCGCGGCGTCGGGTACCGCGCCGGCGCGACGACCTAGGGCGATCGTGACCGGCGAGGCATCCGCAGCCCCCGTCGGCGCGGCCGGCGGGGGGATCGGGCCGCGGATCCGGTCGATCGCAGCCCGCGTCGCGGCGACGTGGCGCCGCTCGCTGCAGATCCGGACCGTGCTGCTGACGATCGTGCTGTCGGGGCTGGCGATCCTCATCATCGGCGTCTACATCACCTTCAGCATCGCGTCGAACCTGTTCCAGTCGGAACTCGACCGCGCGCTCACGGCCTCCGACGCCGCCGCGGCCGCCGCCCAGAACGTGCTGAATTCGTCGGATGCCGCCGACCGCGCGGCCATGGAGCTCGTCATGGACCAGGTCTTCCAGACCGCGGAGACGGTGTCGGGCAGCTCGGCGATCGCCCTGTTCCGCGCGCCGGACCAGGCCAGCAGTTCGAACGCGCCGCAGGATCAGCTCTCGCCGCTGCTCGCGGGTCTCGTCACCCCCGAACTCCGGGAGAGCGTGCAGCAGCACCCCGGTGAGCAGTATTGGCAGTCCGTGACGATCGAGGGCGAGCCCGGCGTCGTGGTCGGCACGGACCTC from Agromyces sp. LHK192 includes these protein-coding regions:
- the mtrA gene encoding MtrAB system response regulator MtrA, with product MTARVLVVDDDTALAEMIGIVLRTEGYDPVFCADGASAVQAFRDAKPDLVLLDLMLPGVDGIEVCGRIRAESGTPIIMLTAKSDTADVVRGLESGADDYMVKPFNPKELVARIRTRLRPAPESAVETIPVGDLTIDAAGHEVRRGDERINLTPLEFDLLLALASKPQQVFTREMLLEQVWGYHYKADTRLVNVHVQRLRAKVEHDPDNPRIVQTVRGVGYRAGATT
- a CDS encoding glycerophosphoryl diester phosphodiesterase membrane domain-containing protein, giving the protein MPHHGWTPPPKPGLIPLRPLSFGTLLWAPFRTLRRNPAPTFGSGLIVQLVVLVLTAAVVVPFVLFASSRTTQASIEDQDAILAGSIAGMLLAMLVPVAVSVVLGAFLQGVMVIEVATGTLGEKLRFGELWRRAAKRFGPLAGWTALLTGAYVVLFAAAAAIVIAAAALGGPVGAVSAVAILLVVALGVAVLWAWLGTKLALVPSVIVLERLGIRAAVRRSWQLTDGGFWRIFGTILLVSVILNFAGQAITQPLALVGGILAGLLDPTGTSGAMTTTLIVVYAITGLLTIVVGAITMVVQAGLVAVIAIDQRMRKEGLDLDLQRYVELRDAGHEVPDPYAEPAPERPRYPAAPYPQPYPAQSYPPQPYAAQPHQAQPYPAQPYQAEPYPPAGPPTTPSAPTR